TGTCGCTCAATATTCCGGAtgactgatgtatatcctgatccAAACTtttcctgcgaagatcactgttcagcgaagtccactgcaaacttgaatttatatatcttttgcttataaaatcctcgcacagatgacaatttccaaaattataCTGCTTTTACCAATCACtcactttctccaggaaacaggttttttctgcacttatccgctttattgacagatgtgttgtttcatagaCAGAAGAATATTGTTCCCTTGAGGAGGACGATCTTCTTCGTCATTGCTGTCAAATGACTGGTCCCTTCATCTGCCATGAGAAACACTTGCTTCTGTCTTTTATACCAAAGTAGTAAAACTGGAAATTCCCAGATATGATTTTCCCATCATGATGCAATACAATGGTCACATTAAGACATATCAGGATTTCCAAGATCAAAAACAGATATGACTGAATTTGTTTTTCTGATCAAAACGGGTCTTTACTTGAAAGGGGTTTCCATCTTACATATCTCTTACGAAATAGCTTCGCATGTAAACAAgcataaatgatcaaattaaattacccaGAGCACATCACAATATGGGGTGAATGCATGGAAAGTAATGAAATACAGGGCACAAAGTTAAAcagcaaaataaatattttagttTCTTTTTGTTTATGCTACACATTTGTCATTCTGAGTAGACTAACTATATTATAACCAATAAACAGATGATGATGAATAGCCAACATCTACCCAGCATCCATCATGTCTATAGAGACACAAACAAATTACAAGAACAAAATCATCATTTTATTTAATATGAATGCGACCTTTTAGATTCCCACAGAACAATTGTATaaccatacatgtacattttcattaatcaaaGTACGAGCTAAAAAGGCGTTTTTATTCAGTGTGTGGGGGTTTCATTAGCTCATTCATTGGAGTTGCACAATCATCCAATTGTTCATGCTGTGATGACGCTGTTGTTTTGAATTGATCTTTATTCATATCTACTTCTCTCCTGGCTTTGCTTTCAACTTCATCGTCGCCAATTCCTGCCAGATCAGGGCGTCGCTCTGTTTCTTTCCTCAGAAATTCCATCGGCGTTTCATAATCATCCACTCGAGGTCTCGCCTCCTCATTCTTTGTCAAATATCCTTTATCTTGTAACATCGGAGTTCTTTGATCCATTGTTTCCCCTTCGCTATTTGAAGCACTGTCATTTTTGGAAACTGCAGGCGGCTTTGGAAGTTCTACCATTTGTTGTTCATACTCATCTGGTTCTTTTTCTCTTTTCAAATATTCTATCGGTGTTTCATAATCATCAACCCGAGGTCTTGCATGCCCATTCTTGGTTGAATGTTCTTTATGATCTTGCAATATTGGAATTCTCTGATCCAACGTTCCTTCCTCTTCGCTTGAAGCACTTTCATCTTTGGAAACTTGAGATGGTTTTTGAAGTTCTACCATAGGTTTTTCATAATCATCTGTACGGTTTCTTAAAGTTTCTTCTTTACTCGCCACCTCTTTATCATTTGAATCATCCTCACTGGTCTCACTACTATCATTTTTTATAGAAAGAACAAAATAATCATGATTTAAGGGTTTTTTCGCTTCATCTCTTTTGTGTTTCTCTACGGGTTTTGCATACCCAACATCCTCAAACTTCCGATTCATACCACCATTGTTTCCATCATTTGACGGTTTGCAATCTTTCAAAGATGTCACCATGTACGGGTGTGCTTTTTCGGCATCATCAGTGGCTGGAAAGGACAACGGAGGCTTGATTGGAGAGCCTTTGTGAGCCATACTTTGTTGGTCACTACTTCCGGGACTACTTCCTGACGATGATCCTAAGTTTTTCCCCAGCGGTATACGCGCAAAATTCCTCAGGGGCTTGGAAGGCATAGGAGGGGTTTGATCTGATTCAGTGTCGGTTTCTTCAGTACGAGATTTCACCGCCAACTTATCTAAACTGTGTCGCTTTCTCTTAAGGCTACTTTTCTTCATTTTCCGATGCTGTTTGGTACGCAGTTTATCGTAGCTGTTTTCGGATCCTGATTCACAAGCAGAACTCGCTCCACTGGTGAAAGAAGTCTTCCGAAGAGTACGATCTAGTTGATCGTAATCGGCGTTGTTAGTTTTGTAAAATACAGAGCCAGGACTTGACATACTTCTAAAAGGTCGCCTTACAGGTAACGTATTGGAAGAAGATAAGTGATGATCACCAGCATGACTAGAATGAATTGATAACGATGACCCTGATGGACTCGACACAGGGGTTTCATGATTAGAGCCTGCTTCGTGTGAATAGTTGATTACTATATAAGGTGCCGTAATTTGATTGTTGATGGTAGTAGGTGCTGGTGTTATCTTATTTGTGGTACCTGATTGCAGAGGAGCATCTTGAGGTGGTGCTTCGACTGCCCAATCACAAGATTGGTGAATATCAGAGTCGGGGATATCAAACGATGGTCCGCTTGTTAAAGTTGGACTAATAGGCTCTACCACAGGTTGTCTCGTTCCGTCGGATGCTAGGAATATAGATTCAGAAGTGTCTGCTTCGGGGATGTTGGGGAGTTCCCTATTGCCCATGCTGCTTGTTTGGCGGACATAACCTTCTTGGGCCTGTCCTCTGTCGTTAAGGTATTTCATTAGACCAGTTAGGTTACGTGGAGCCTGGAGTGGGGACTCTACAAGGTCCACACTATCTCGACCTGGAGAAGTAACAAAAGAGAGATTTGTTATTTGTAGACAAATCGAGATAAATAGTAGATCTCAACTATGTCAACATGCACGTGAAATGTCTCTgccagacagtgatttttgaaacGTTACTTTTAAGTACGGCAATTATGAAATAGCGTCCACGGATCCAATATTCCGATGCACATAAATAGTTTGCATTGAACAGTATAGTTTAGTATGTAGATACCTAATAGTGAGAGTGATAGAGGAATATAATGTCAAATCTAGTCTTACCTGTCCCAATATCGAATGGTATGTCTCCTGAAGAGGTCAAACTGAAATAGAATCATGCAAAAACCATTTCAATACGGAATGTATCTGAAGAATCCGCATTTTTTTAACGGCGccttaaaaaaattacattttcctcGTATTCGCGTGCTGAAAATAGCAGATGGTCGATCTCAAGCGACATGGCACTTTAGTTgtgaatttgccaaatttgtcactAGCTGTCGTGATATTTGCTTACATTATAACATACATTAATATGAAATAGAAAACGTGGTTCATGAACGTAAGGAAGCTCTTTCGCGATGATCCGCTGGTTAATTAATATTCCTCGCCGGGCCCAAATTCTGCGCATAACATTTTCATTTTCTGCGATCGCGAAGTATCCCGGGCcctactttttttttatcaataaacGTGCGCCAGAATCTGGTTGTATTGGGTCCTAGTAGCGCACGCTAGAGAGCTAGAGAATACTTTTCTACATTTCCACATTCATGGCAAATGATGGCATTATAAATGACACAAGTCTGTCAAGGTCTTGATTTCAATAGTCGTACATGTACttttatatattgttttaaagTGCCCAAACACCATTAATAAATGCTTCATGACGCGGGCCTAGAGAAGTAGATCATTTGCGAATACCACCAGAGTCCTTAACCTTCAAAGCTACCCCTTCCCCGTCTTAGAATGTGGTCTCCTGGTATATGGTGTAGTTCTCTTGAAAGACAACTGGATTGGATGTCAATACATTTCTTTGTGCTTGATAACCAATTCCAGATTGAAGAAGTTATTTACAGTTAATTTATCAAGACCAAgtgaaaaacttacgtttttctgctgacagtttcgctagaaaccttctggctttctcaaagcattgatgatgttattgatccctATCTGCCTTGACCGGATGTTTTGATTTTCCCGGAAGTGGTATTCCTATCTCCAGCggtggtcttgagcagaggatcaaagatgcGACTCAGAAAAAAAAACTCTTACAGAAATAAATGAATCCGCAATATTACTGatcttattcttcttcttcttatacaGTTCAACACCCCTGGTGGGGAAGACGAACCGGGTTGTGGTGTGCGCATAAATGCTAAGCTACTGGTAGTTAATGACTTGTGTCTTGAATTGTTTGGGGTCTCCGATAAAACTATCTCCTCTGACAAACTGTTCCACTCCTTAAGAGTTCTAGGCAGAAAAGAGTGCTTGTAACAGTGATCATGTGTCAAGAGTAAACCATATCATAGACTGGAACAGTTCGTCAATCATCGACAGAGAAGAAAATCGAAGAGCAAGATGTTGTAGTAAAGGAAGCGATCTGGATTCGCAAAAGAGGGGAcaagaccatgaacagagacgagggcacGTTCTTTCTGagtcacatctttgatcctctgatCAAGACCACCGCTGGAGATAGGAATACCACTTCCGGGAAAATCAAAACATCCGGTCAAGGTTCCCGCTCCAAACAGATgaatcaataacatcatcaatgctttgagaaagccagacgttttctggcgaaactgtcagcagaaaaacgcaAGTTTTTCACTTGGTCTTGACAAATTAACTCTAAATAGCTAACCAATTACAGAGGTCCCTGGACTTCGGATCAAGCGTTGGCGTATTACAGCTGAATTCTGATGAATTCATCTGAATTCTTAAGCAAGAGTTTTGTGTACTGCTCGTTATTGGAGAACAGTACGACACTTGTGTTTCGGAAGAGGGTTGTGTTAACTTACCCAATATAATCTGATTTTCTTTTGTCTCTTCTGTTCTTCCATAACAGGTACACTAATATAAGAAATATCATGAGAATCAGGAACCCTAGTATGACACCAAGAGCCACAGCTACATCCTTGGATGAACCATCATCAGGAACACCTTCTGCAATAGGAAAATAAACCAATCATGGAAGATTAATTTTACTGCTATTTCTGGtcttaccttcatgtaagcatcacgcaatttttataaccctaaccctaaaccctgcCCCAGAAAACCAAACCATAGAATTTGTAACAATGCTTACATGAAGGTTGAACTCTATTTCTCTGTAGCTTTTATTGACACAGACATGAAGACCGCTTTAATACATACCTTGGAGACAATTTCCATTTTCATCGCAGTGAATCCCGACACCACACATACAGGGAATTATACATGTCGGTCCATACAGTCCAACCATACACCTTATGCAGCTGGAGATATGAAATAAATGGATAATGatagtagtagtaataataatgagcaccttatcctaggtgcatctgcAGGTCACCTGTTGGCaagatggtgttgccagaggttCTAGATTTTATGTCAACCTTTTTAGGATGCATTTGATTACAGAATTGTAGGCCCCTGTCAAACTGTGAGGAAGGCAGTCTCCGCTATTAGCTTCTGTTGACTGAAGGCTGTTCTTTCTTCTTGACATAGATCCCTATGATTGTTTCCCGGATACACTCCCGTCTAAAATTACGATATCCAACGTATTATTTTGTTGTCGAAGATGTGATTCATTCTGTCCAAATGAGCATACACATCGGAATCGCCACAACTGGTGCTGGTACGTATGTGCTGATACATGCGTTTTTCTAGTATCTGTTCTGTTTCATGTACAAGTCCTTGCATTGTGTAGCATAGTCAACATTACTCTGTTTGTTGGAGGATTTTCAGCCAACATCAGATCCCCGTCTCAGTTAAACCTACCAACAATTTGAGACAAAGCTGGTTCacccccaaaaacaccaaaagacAAACAGGTCAATATTTGTCATAGGTTACAAGGACTAGTACATAGGTGAAACAAAACAGACATTTGCAAAACTTCTGTATCAGCACAGACGTGCTAGCACCGGTTGTGGCGATTCCGCAGAGTATATGCATTTGGACGTAACGAATCACACCATTGACGACAAAGACGTTAGACAGGGAGCGCAGTCAAGGTTAGCGCAATCGATAagacgttcgactatggtgcgagaacttgcgagttcgaaccctggcggtggtatTATAAAAGTACAccctcgtggaaaaattgagttagcttgaagttcccctggacaaggaactatttgtaacccgtacaaaactccgggagctgatcctggttgtgatggctatttgtggaatgtctatatggtgtgcgctcttgaagcagcaaagtccctgtgttgttttaaatgatttatggaatgatgtgggccgtagtgatcagcgacaacctgtaaactgtactgaggcttgtggattaacgtctttgtataccatgtatactagagtttgatcagctcgtaatcggtgagCCTTATAaaatcgcggattaatatcaatatatttattaGGAGAATTTACTTGTAACATCTCGCCataagtatcacaaattattaattgaagtcctatactttgtgtactttctttaacacgcaaaaaaTAGACAAGGCaaatcaactatatcactcttaaagtgggtctacttttcggcgtggCGGTAAAAGCGggggtaaaagcctaataattcccgccgattacgagctgttcTTACTTGTTTCCTTCAGGACATGAGCAAAGTCCATTGACACTTTCACACATGGCATCTCCTCCGCATGTACACATCTCCACGCACTCAATCCCATAGTGTCCTGTGTCGCAATCTCGGCCACAGTAGTCTCCTGTCCTCCCAACAGGACAACGACATGTCTTAGTCGAGTGATCACAGTAGCCACCATTGAAACAAGGACATTCTGATAAGAGAAGACAAAATAATGGGACATTATACAGATGAAAGTCAGCATTGTGAAATGTTGACTAATTGGCTCGTGTCTTTAATAGACTTCGATACAACTGTGTTTCTATGTTCCGTATAGTAGTCTCCCCGCCCGGCAAAACATGTCTCATATTACAGCACTGGGGCAATCTGAACTAGAATTCAAGTAGATCGCTAAAATCGTGAAATACATGCACTTTAAATTTCAGTTTTGGattgtacatactgcagttactgtccgttttcctatacacaatacacaatgctctcaccattgacgcgcgacctttacaaatagtgtatgttagaagtatattgcctttgcctagttaacatcactgtgtgaaaaaccggggtgaaaaataaccggcaaatatttaaactattctccaaacttctagcaaatatatttctctaacatgacctaaaattacagctaggttagatgttcagaaatagtcgcactttcgtagaatatgagtgagggcaaagcatagctagctcatagctagccaactccccgtgttaattgaatggagatttgaccgaaaatattgagctatattggtaacggaccgctccgttctgaaggatgccacaaaaacggtacaagctacatttaaactattctatgaaattctagaaaatatagttttgtaacatgtcctaaattttagctaatttaggtgtttggaaatagtcgcacttttgtgttttaggaaggatatgtaaacgacagataacaccaaaaatatgaagaaattatttccaaaccgtgttaagtcaacaatcattatgttgctcattttcaagaatgctggttaacaatttagcaggccattgtctcatttcgtgaacaaaggtccacataccattgtttccttgcgtttcctttataatcagttacccaactgaagctgtattatagcacctcatagcgatatcgcacatataaaacagacacatgtgcacaaccagagaagatccgatttaatcagttgagctgtttcaatgagtgttatcttggtttaatagcttttaatggggtttaagtcctgcaaaggtcgagatgaattctactgtagacatgactgcatcatgattttgACAATCATAGGACAACGCCATTGTCTCGACCTTGGCGCTTTACCGTAtgtcatattttaatatattttaaaaatactaatattttgtaATTGAATATCTGAGTGGAAGAAGATCCAACTCCACTTTTTCACAAAAATGatttagacccagcattttattccCACCATATTGTTCTTCCggcttccttgtgtgtgaaagaagaGCACAAATCCACTCTCTGTCTTCAATCATGGTTTTCATGCAATTTCCAAACGTGCGTAATCTGCGTATCATATGTACATTTGGATATCACAAGCTCTCTATTGTATTTTAATGAAGTACTAATCCGTATCTTTACTCCCATTCTTTGTGCATAATGGTCAATACAAAATACTTCCAACTGCAATCGGAGGTCCATGGATCTCTAAATTTCACCCACTGGTTGCTCTTTGAAAGCATGTGTACGGGGTGCTGAATTGTAGGTGGGATTTTTTTGTTTAACAAAGGGGAAGGGGGACAGACATTTTGGGAGGtcgtattgcacagcccctaagaaagAAGGAGCCTCACAATATATCAAGTGTGCCACCTATATGACTAGACACATGATCACATGTCCATCAAAAAGACAAAAAGATAATTACCTTGATAACAGTCAAATATTGACATTTCTGTCTCACAACATTCAAAATAGCGTGTCAAGCCATCGGCATGGTAGAAGGAGCCTTGTCTGGAGTCAAAGAACAATAATGCAACAATTATTTTATGCCATCACTCAGCATGCTCAGGTCATTTGTATTACAGAGGATTATACATTTAAAATGAACTATTAAAAACAGTTCAAAATAAAGTATAATGAttaattgttttgaaataaagtgtaaattaattatatttttataaagatttattttaatttgaaaaacgaACAGATCTTCCTAATGTTTAACGAGATGTGGTATGATGTTTCATGTTCTGGCTTTTTTTAATGTTAGATTCCAAATTTGTTGTATTGCGACATCGGTTTTGAAtgaaaagcaaaaatgtgtataacaatgctATGATAGCCAATACACTTCCGATGTGGTCGATTTTCGACCAAATTCCGTTAAACAAGCAATACTTTTCGCATTTCTGAATCCTTGCTTACGCGTGGGTGTTTGTTTTCCAGTCGTTTAGTTTTTTGTTTtgcaattaacaaaaataaacagcAATCAACTAAACAATTGAACGGATGACGTAAGCCTCTGCTGATGATGACAGTCATTGATACCCATTGCCAGGGGGAACGATACTCCTATGATACACCTTTTAATGGCCATTggcccgatcgacagcctcattccccatttttattcacctaaACTGAGATTTGGGTATCATATTTTTTCTCACTACCCCaatgaaattttaaaacggcCGAGAAATGGTGTAAACAAAAAACTTGTGGTAGTTGTAAAATCAATGTTCaaatcattcaattttgtttctgatatattttgatattgaGCCTTTGCAacggggcttgagattggaattccaatttccttttTCATGAAGTAAGGGCTACTAcaaagtaaaattgtacaattgtgtttgggagtggccttctgtCCTTTCGCCTTTTCCTTGCTATATtctccatttcttgctttgtttatgcATCTTCaatagcctacactggctatccgcCAGGCTTGTGaatttttattgtatgagcttggaacggtccatggattagcatgtgttcctcacggacaacctgggtaaacaacaaacaaatattataaaatgcccAAAATTGGCGTTGTAtattgtaaaaattaaaaaattaaaaaaatcccttaaaaggATATGGCTCACATCCTGTAAGTACAATTCTTACAAAACTGAATCTTGCCCCCAAAATACTATGGTTACCCCTCAATGCCCTCATGTGTATTTCCCTTAAACTAGCCTTTTTTCGTATTATTATCAATAATCTTACCGTATACCAAAAGCTACCAAAGAAGTAGCTCTGTATCATTTAAGCTTAGGTCTAGTGTTGAATCTTGTAATTTTGAAgttgatgaaaaaaaaaccactggtGGTGTTTGCTGTAGGcatacatacttttcaaatacCCGTATAAGCTGGTATAAACTTACGAATTTAGACGAAACTTAAAATGCATTGGGGGGCTTTTGGAAATGTCTATTGTATGCTGGCCATATTGCTACATGTATGACCTCTAATAACATTGACCTGAAACTGCCAAAATATGGCCTTCTTTTTGTGGTTTTGACCCTTCAGTGAGTATTTtctcaaaaacattttgagaaaatactcACTGAAGGGTTTTTTTCGTTGACAGATTGCTACTTGAATTAGGAAAACAGCCGCGTAGTACATCCTTTGGGCCCATTTACTGTGATTTTACactataaatcatgaaaaaaattgcTTTGGGTACTTTGTGAGTGAAGTccttgtaaaaaaataataaagtacGTGGGTGAATACAGGTGACCCCCTTGAAAAGATCTGTTGTAGTTCTGTTGTAGATCACATTGATTTCTCAACAAGTATAAGGTCAATGTCATCCTATGTTGCATGACTGTCTGACCTTGGTTGCCTGTCTACTTCACTGATTTCCACCCCATAACACCGCCACCAACACATCCACTTTAAGGCGGGTCGGAAGGGAGCATGACCAagttgcactcaaatattgagacaaataaagcagaCTCACAAGTCACAAGAGTATAATAGTGCATATGATTATATAAATGAGATCCTAGGGCttgattcttcttcttctttttttctctccttttttaaGACTTTTATTTTGGAATGCTTTTGTaaaatattaggcctacacaGGTATAATTAAAAAGAGAACCGTGAGGGTCACTATATGGGGTTTATCCCTCGGAATAtcgcatttgaaaaaaaaaacaccaagaaAACAATACATTTTCGTGTAGCAGTAGCACTGATGGAAAGATCGAAAACTATAGTATAACAATGTAAAATTTATACACTCAATACCTCCCTCCATTCATCAATTCATCGAAATCCTTTGGACGAGAACCAACAAATAAATTTTATGTGCCCCTGGCCTTGTGGTAGGAAATACgtggcctacatgtacatgtaagctcATGTACCGGTAAATTGAATAtaaaactacatgtacatgtagcctaAACATGCATGATCAATAGTATAAAATACAGTAAACATACATGGTAAACTTGGGTACTTATCGAGAACAATATTATCTCGAAATGAATTTAAAGTATGTTTGTTTCCGTATGCGAACATTTACTATTCCCAACCCAAATCAAACCATAGAATTTCTTacttagggaccgctcattattaatgcgggaggggggggggagaatgttgagctttatgggtgaaaaatacctaaccccTCTATTGCCGTGAATCAACTTCACGTAacccccctattgaatcaaacaaaatcacataacccccccccccccttcaagcaaacttaaatattaattaattcagtcacagggattttgacattgggggtgatggggtgggaaaCCATTTCTTGAATTCATAGGGAATCCAGctctttttggcgacaaaataagtgtattgtacaaatgcgcgcgaagcgcgaggacatttttgccattttgaagctgaattgatgaaatatgatgcaaatatgatttgcaattttgtgactaaaattgccaaaaataaggttaatttggtcagaaacctacataggcctacaggtgattgtattgaccatccccctggcaaaatagggGGGAATTTAACCCCCACCCATCCCCAGGAATCTACCCCTATGCCAATAGATCTACTTTTGATGAGAAAATGTATGTGTGTGCTTGGAGGTGGGGTGGTCATGTGGTGAGGATTGAGCGGTGTGTGTAGCatgtggcagtggcgtagatttcttttttgacattggagggtggggaaggaaaaagaaaatatttcttgaactttgTATAGTGAATTGGCCGTTGACTATGTATATAACTACAAATATTCGCGAAGCGCACAATTTGTTGGccctattgaagctaaaatggtgaaatatggtgcaaaagttagACAATTATATGGTATGATTGATATTGTTACTATAAATTAATGCAAGACCTTCCAGGATACTTGGTGTTAAAAAatagtgaatgactattaaatttcacatgaccccctatcatgaaaaataaaatcacataaccccctgtttgtcaaagtgaaaatcacataaccccctacatttttcccgccccccacattaataatgagcggtcccttatacatgtatatagcaatCAATACCGGTATTTTGCAGaacaaaaagatgtttgcttgtcCGCGACCAACCCTTATTTGACAATCAATGCACGAAATGACCCagcaataaaaatattccaattcATACCTATTTAGGACTTTTTATTAAGAAAATcatgtatatttttgtttgtaaaattaacttttcttTTGACTAACCTTGGCTGACAGAATTTTGACGTTTCGTTGTAATCGTATatattaaggggtggtgcaataattatgtgtaccccccggtCTGGGGATTTatagggggggcaagcgatttttggcagaccattttgaaaattcaccaccccaggggtacacataattattgcacagcccctaatgtccAATCAAAGACTATCGCATGATACGTACAGGAAGTTTTCTTGGGGTTTGTTTGTGCCTCtaaaaatgtgtgccaaaaacacATGCACCTTCAAAAATACTTGTTGCCCCTCCGTGCCCCTCACAATCACTTGTTGCTCCGACAAAAAAATGGGGTCAAGTTAACAAATTCATTCTGTCGGTGTTGACGGGACTGTCAGCAGGACGGTTTGGAAATGTTGCCCCACTTTAATAGGCTATGATGAAGTCCTGCACGTCATGCTC
Above is a window of Amphiura filiformis chromosome 20, Afil_fr2py, whole genome shotgun sequence DNA encoding:
- the LOC140142825 gene encoding uncharacterized protein, producing MENDTFWSWNFRPNKIFVYLYVFLFVFVDGIKSQAETTTTTMSATTVQGGMKASAIETISTIEKVRSGKCRQGSFYHADGLTRYFECCETEMSIFDCYQECPCFNGGYCDHSTKTCRCPVGRTGDYCGRDCDTGHYGIECVEMCTCGGDAMCESVNGLCSCPEGNNCIRCMVGLYGPTCIIPCMCGVGIHCDENGNCLQEGVPDDGSSKDVAVALGVILGFLILMIFLILVYLLWKNRRDKRKSDYIGLTSSGDIPFDIGTGRDSVDLVESPLQAPRNLTGLMKYLNDRGQAQEGYVRQTSSMGNRELPNIPEADTSESIFLASDGTRQPVVEPISPTLTSGPSFDIPDSDIHQSCDWAVEAPPQDAPLQSGTTNKITPAPTTINNQITAPYIVINYSHEAGSNHETPVSSPSGSSLSIHSSHAGDHHLSSSNTLPVRRPFRSMSSPGSVFYKTNNADYDQLDRTLRKTSFTSGASSACESGSENSYDKLRTKQHRKMKKSSLKRKRHSLDKLAVKSRTEETDTESDQTPPMPSKPLRNFARIPLGKNLGSSSGSSPGSSDQQSMAHKGSPIKPPLSFPATDDAEKAHPYMVTSLKDCKPSNDGNNGGMNRKFEDVGYAKPVEKHKRDEAKKPLNHDYFVLSIKNDSSETSEDDSNDKEVASKEETLRNRTDDYEKPMVELQKPSQVSKDESASSEEEGTLDQRIPILQDHKEHSTKNGHARPRVDDYETPIEYLKREKEPDEYEQQMVELPKPPAVSKNDSASNSEGETMDQRTPMLQDKGYLTKNEEARPRVDDYETPMEFLRKETERRPDLAGIGDDEVESKARREVDMNKDQFKTTASSQHEQLDDCATPMNELMKPPHTE